In Taeniopygia guttata chromosome 2, bTaeGut7.mat, whole genome shotgun sequence, one genomic interval encodes:
- the FKBP14 gene encoding peptidyl-prolyl cis-trans isomerase FKBP14, producing the protein MAAAAAVLLLCSALLCAALGCAGAALIPPAADVKVEVLHKPFLCHRRTKWGDMMLVHYEGYLERDGSMFHSTHKHNNGQPMWFTLGIREALKGWDRGLKDMCVGEKRKLTIPPALAYGKEGKGKIPPESTLIFNIDLLEIRNGPRSHESFQEMDLNDDWKLSKQEVKIYLKKEFEKHGAVVNDTQHDALVEDIFDKEDEDSDGFISAREFTYKHDEL; encoded by the exons atggcggcggcggcggcggtgctgctgctgtgctccgCCCTGCTGTGCGCGGCGCTGGGCTGCGCGGGCGCGGCGCTGATCCCCCCCGCGGCCGACGTGAAGGTGGAGGTGCTGCACAAGCCTTTCCTCTGCCACAGGAGGACCAAGTGGGGGGACATGATGCTGGTTCACTACGAGGGCTACTTGGAGAGGGACGGCTCCATGTTTCACTCGAC tcACAAGCATAACAATGGTCAACCTATGTGGTTTACACTTGGCATAAGGGAAGCTCtcaaaggctgggacagagggtTGAAGGACATGTGTGTGGGAGAGAAGCGGAAGCTGACTATTCCACCAGCCCTTGCTtatggaaaagaagggaaag GAAAAATTCCACCTGAGAGCACATTGATTTTCAACATTGACCTTCTAGAAATTAGAAATGGACCAAGATCTCATGAGTCATTCCAAGAGATGGACCTTAATGATGACTGGAAACTATCCAAGCAAGAG GTGAAAATTTACTTGAAGAAAGAATTTGAAAAGCATGGAGCAGTGGTAAATGACACCCAGCATGATGCTTTGGTTGAAGACATATTTGATAAAGAGGATGAAGACAGTGACGGGTTTATATCTGCAAGGGAATTCACATACAAGCATGATGAGCTGTAG